The genomic segment GGGGATAACGTCCTTCCAattcttttaatacattaaacccCTTAAGTAAACCATTTATTTTATCACAGTTTTTTTGTTGTATCTGCATCTTCATGGGAAAATCTCTTCAAATATAGGTCTTGCGGGATTTTTTCAGCTATAAGCCACTGTTAACCAAACAGCAGTTTCTTCAGTTTGGCTTTGCTGAGAGGAAAGTCATCATTCTCTGTGATATCATTAGCCTCGTTCTCAACAAACACAAAGAACTCACTAAAGAGAGCAAGGTATCTGAAAGATTTACCCACACACAGTTTTTCGTATATAGAGATATGGTACCATTTCAATTATTGACCTATATTAGTTTGCTAGTTTTGTTGATTGTTTTGTTTGATatggtttatttacattttttttttaaaatctatttagatataatattgcaattatataatataatttattggtTATCGGCCattttgtaatacaaaaaatatattatcactttattatataatataatatcataatgTATAAGTAGACTCATTGCGTATTCTGTTGTCTTACAGCATGTTAGTAAGCCAAAGAGAAGGCCTCAGTTTAAGAGCTGCACTAAAAATGAGATCTCTTCTACTGAGAGTGCATCACTGGAGTTATCAGCTCTGACAGTAAgtgatttgataataataatgattattattatcatcattattattatagcttTTTCCCTTCCTCTTAGGTCTCTCAGAAGCAGCCACTGGTAGAAAAGCATCTTGGCAGCAGCTCAGCACCAGCTCCTCAGAAGCTCCTCAGATGCTCCTCAGAAGAGCAGCTACAGCAGGACGAGGAAACAGAAAAGAGGGGCTTAGACTGTGAGCGTTTTGAGGACTCCTCTCAGACTGCAGATTCAATTGTGAGAATGTTCATCCTGCAACACATTTACACAGAGGGAGGGATCAACTAGTCAagcatgaattattattattattttttattgaaccATTTCATGTTAGAACTCCACAATTTCTCAAAATTCCAATTCCTTCTCTTCTTTAAAGTTCTGAACTTGTCAAATCCAATCTAATGCACATGCTGTCTTGTTAGGAGTGTGTGTTCGAGAGCCGGTTGAGGGGTGTAGAATCAGGTCTTTTGGAGAGTGTTGGCAGACTGGAGCAGCGGTTGGCCCTTATGGAACACAGGATACATGCTCTGGAGAAAAGCTTGGCTGGCAAGATTATCATCGAGAGCAACCAGTGGGAGAACTTGGAGAGTCGCGTACTGCTGCTGGAGACCAGGCAGGCATTGACCTCAGCACAGGTACAGAAGTGTAACATCTGTTTGGAGGCTTGGAACTGTAAATTGTAATTTCTACTTGCAATTGTGGCACAATTCTGCTTTCTCCCAAAACTCACTTTGATGATCAAGCTTGCATTACGTGATGAAAAGCAGTGACATTCTCCAGCGCAGATACGCATGCACTAGCAAAGCTCTCACATGTGTTAGTTTAAAAAATGGGAAATTCATTTGGAAAGTACAGGTTTTTAGGAAGACTGCAAACTGTTTAAAGGTCAAATAAATCCTTATGGTTCATGAGCGTGTTATTTTAGGATTTGTTTTAATGGCAAGTTGACATTTGCAGAGGTAATGAATATAAAATGAGTTAATGTGTTTTTTGGTGCTTACAAAAAGTTTTCAAAGTTTTTACAAAGTTCTACTTCTGTAGGATCTAACTTCAGGAGATGGTGTCCTCAACACAGACAATGGTATATTCAAAGAGGACACAGGTACGTTGAAACCTTTTAGCCCTAAAATTGCATTACATTCCTTAAATCTAAAATAGTTTGATAACTTTCATTTATATTTTCCCCATTTGTATCCGTGTTAAAGTATCTGCGAGTGGTGTTTCAACTGTGATTCATCCACCATCTGACATCAGTGATAATGGACACACTCCAGCTAGTTCTTCTCTGACAGCTCCCCAGgtgaccatccatccatccatccatccaccaaatTTTCAAGATTAGTTTGTTTtataatatctatttatttatttattttttctgtttcttaGAATTTTAAAGAAAGGCTGGACAGAATAGTTCACATGTAAgtggtatttttatataaatagcaTTTCTCTTGAAGGGTTGTGTTTTGGGTGTCAGAAAGAAAAACTGTCACTTAGACAAAGGATTGCACATCAatactttgttgttgttttttctgtccCATTTCAGGATGAAGGATACATctaacattctgcaaaacatagAACCCACAATGTAAATTTAATCTTATCCCAGAGAAACGTATTTTTAAGGACtaaaatttgtcatttaaaaaactgACAAATTCTCATATTTTACTAAAATTAGTGTAACAAAGACTTTCTGAAAAACAGACCATTCATTAAATGTATTGCCCAATACCATATGGTGGCAggtgtatttcaaataaatcgaATAGATACTTTTTATTAGTCTTCACTGGTTCTTGTGCGTCTCATAACAAAAATTATTAGTGCCGCATTTGGCACCTTATTAGCTTGTGAAGTTTCAGAAGTGGCAGATTGAGGTAAAACTCCTACATTTCAGTCTGTTCCACACATAAAggttgttaattattattattattattattaatttgtcagtTTGGGAATTTTGGGAATTGTATGGGAAAGAGCTGTGTGAATGGTTccactgggggaaaaaaacaacgtagaagacatgagggtgagtaaatgcctttttttttaaaattttttttattaatcagtgtTTTAATATGCCCTCCCACTGATTCTGCAGGTGTATTAACATAAGTGTCTTGTCCTCTAGATGTCACTGCTACCCATGTAAAACCTAATGGTAGATTACTTTATGGCGCCCTCTGAAGTCAGTTTTCTGTATTGCCCCCTGTCCTGAATGCTGCATCAGTCCAGTGCCACACAACAGATGTGCAGTCACTTGATACATTAGATAAAGTAAAATGTGTAATGACTGGATGATGTCTTAGTGCATTAATAATAATggcattaatttgtttttgaacTATTCTTTCTTAGAAATAATTCTGAAGTTAAGGTAGAAATCCCTGCGGTCCCTCCTGTCCAGTTATGACACGC from the Carassius carassius chromosome 7, fCarCar2.1, whole genome shotgun sequence genome contains:
- the cep44 gene encoding centrosomal protein of 44 kDa; this translates as MSTGDLKGCLRKLEASLRSLKYPREVDYQRLAVGDPSACLPIVSFAFTSFSPSLTERLVDYGVELTGLNDLRFIENVYKVLRDFFSYKPLLTKQQFLQFGFAERKVIILCDIISLVLNKHKELTKESKHVSKPKRRPQFKSCTKNEISSTESASLELSALTVSQKQPLVEKHLGSSSAPAPQKLLRCSSEEQLQQDEETEKRGLDCERFEDSSQTADSIECVFESRLRGVESGLLESVGRLEQRLALMEHRIHALEKSLAGKIIIESNQWENLESRVLLLETRQALTSAQDLTSGDGVLNTDNGIFKEDTVSASGVSTVIHPPSDISDNGHTPASSSLTAPQNFKERLDRIVHMMKDTSNILQNIEPTM